cGTCGGAGGCAGGGCTAGACGCGGCGGCCGGAACGCGGGAGCGCGGGGCTGCGCGGCTGTCGGACCCGAGAGCGGCGCACCGCGGGCCGGACCGCCTAGGGGCGCGCGCCCGGAAGCGGCCGTCGGCGACCGGGAGGCATGGCGGCCGCGGCGCTGGGGGCGGTCTCGCGCTCTCTGCGCCCGCCGAGCCGGTGAGCGCGGAGGGGCTGGGGCGCGGATGCCCGGGGCGCGCGGGGACGCGGATTGAGAGCTTCCCTGCTTGCCTTGGCGGTCTCACCCCGCAGTTACGGGGCTCGTGAGTGACCTTAACGGGGAGGCGGGCGTTGATACACACTCGGTCTCTTCCAGGCTCCTGGGAGCGCGGCCGACGCAGACGAGGGACGCGCACCAGCGGGCCTCGTTGCTGTCCTTCTGGGGACTCGTGCCCATGAGGTAACCCGGCCGCGGGCCCGGCCTGGGAGGTCGCGCACGGGAACCCAGCGAGCAAGGATGGTAGATGTTCAGTCTGCGAAGTTTCTCAGTTAAATTTAGATGGATGCCCTTATGTCTTTTCATATGAAATACCGTTATGTCTGTAATCAGAGATCAAAAGTTAAATGCAAAAGtggtttaaagaaaagttaattagCTCTCAAGGCATTCttgtgtaaaattttaaagagcaCAGTCAGCACTTCCGTTTCTTACTCTCcggagaggtggggggaggtgagaggATTCTATTTTCCACCTGGGACCCTGAATACTTTCTAGGGACTTCATTCATAAAACTCAGTCTTGATGCTAGAGATTCGGTTGTTCTGAATAGTAACTTATCAGCATAGGAGATATGTTCCTGAGGGTAAATCAGACTTTTGTCCGTGCTCGAGGATAGGGAAATTTGTTAAGAAATCTCAAAAAGTATAAACAGGAACTTgccagttatttttattatactgtcTCTCTTAgtcaaatcatttttataaatcacaaatccatttaaaatgtgaGTAACGAGCTtctaatggataaacaacaaggtcctatagtgtagcacagggaactatattctatatcctgagataaagcataatggaaaagaatataaaaaagaatgtatatatgtataaatgagtcactatgctgtacagcagaaattaacacaacattgtaaatcaactatacttcaattaataaataaataatgtaacgAGCTTCTAATTCATCAGTTTGGTATTTTCACTTTTCAGTGCTATCCCAAGGCCCACCTGAAACCCCTCACTAAAGATGAGCACTTCCCTTTAATTTATACCCTGACACCCCATGGAGTTTTTCCACGCCTTCCTGGGTTGACCGTGCCCACACAGTTCTCATGAGGACCCCCCGTGGAGGCTGTCTCCCTGCCACACTCAGTGGGAGGCCAGGCCCACACAGTCCTTTCCTGCGGGAGAGCTCAGTACAAGTTTGCAGGCACTTTCCCTAGTGCCATGTCTCTGCACGTTCACAAGGCCAAAGAGGAAAATGTTTAGTGTTTGCTTTATCCTTTAGAGCAGAACCTctgcaaaagaagaagaaggtggACCCTAAAAAAGACCAAGCAGCAAAGGAGCGCTTGAAAAAGAGGATCCGACGACTGGAAAAGGCGAGCCAGGAGCTCGTTCCCATTGAGGATTTTATCACGCCCGTCAAGTTCTTGAATAAAGCGAGGTACGGGCCCTCTAGGGTTGAGGTCTTCAGAGCAAAGGAGTTCTGTGACCTTCAGGAAGTTCCATCTGCACTTCACACCTGCAATGGGAAGGGGTCATAGGCTTGGGCTGGCTTGGCCCTGTTCTGAGTCCTCTTCTCCTGGATTGTCTCGTGGGAGGTGGAGAAAGCATTCCTGGGCGCTGCTGCTGAATGGCTGATTGTGGGAAGGAAGCTCAGGGCAGATGCTGGAGCGAGTTTGGAGTGTTGCTCTTGCAGAGGAGTTTAGCTGTGATTGACGACTGGGGCCCTGGGCCTGCAGCTCTTACCCCTTCCTGCTGGTAGGAAACCCTTAGCCGCCTGCTCTAGGATGCAGATGCTCATAGCTGGGATGTGTCGTGTGTGGGGTTGGTGGGATTGCTGCCTTCTTGTCAGAAGTGCGTACCATTTATAAAGTAGTACCTCGCCATGTAAGTGGGACAAGGCAGGTGCATTTTTGGGTCTCCAGGGCTGATACAGGCTCTTGACTCCCTGGGATATTGGTGTCCGTTTTCATAACACCATTTGACTTTTCTCCAAAGCCACGTTTCCCCACCAGCAGGCTCTGCTTGGCACACAGGACGTGCTGCCACAATCTGCTGAGAgcactgttgtttcttttcttcatgtaAAGAAAATGGCAGTGGTTCTAGGTGTCAGTTGCCGCTGCTGCCACGTCCAACATTCTGTCCCTTAATTTGTCCCTAAGTTCCATCTGCATCTGGCAGTGGGGACACTCGGGTCCCGTGCAGTTGGTCGGTGCCCCCAGGTTCATGCCCTTGGCTCTGTGTTCCCAGGCAGCGGCCACCAGTGGAACTCCCCTTTGAAGAGAATGAGCGGAGAGCCCTGCTTCTGAAGAAATGGTCACTGTACAAGCAGTGTGAGCATGAGATGGAGAGGGGCGCCATTGCGTCCCTGCTCGAGGCCCAGCGGGAAGCTCTGCAGGAGCTGAAGCTCACGGCCCCAGAACTCCATGCCGAGGCCACCAAGCGGGACCCCAGTCTGTTTCCCTTTGAGAGACAAGGGCCAGACTACACGCCGCCGATCACCAACTACCAGCCCCCGGAAGGCAGGTACCACGACATCACCAAGGTGTACACACAGGTGGAGTTCAAGAGATAGAGCTGCAGGCAGCTGCCCTCAGGATGCTGCCCTCGGGAGCCTGCACCCCCAGGCTCAGGCCTGCTGTGAATAAATGCGTTAACCAAGTGTCTGTCTTAGGTCAGAGTCACAGTTAATTCACCTGAGCATGCACGGGGGTTGGGGAGGCTGCCCTTCTTTGCCTGGTACTGGGGAGAGGAAGGCCAAAACATTGATCACTGCCCTCCAGTGAAAAGGAGGATTCCAACTGTGTGGGGCAGATGCCACCAGCAAGAGGCACAAAGTGACCTCAGGAACGGAGGTGAAGGACATGCCGCTGTGCGGTGTGTCGCCTGCACCCggaggagaggcagggctggCTTTGGGTTTCAAGCTGGGGGGTATGGGGGAGGCTGAGGAGAGTGTCGAGCGGCAGGGACCCCACTGCGTGAGGCCATGTGTCCTCCAGGAGGGCATGACACCTGGCCAGGCAGAGGCCGCTGTTAGTCTGGAGCAGGGAGTGTATGAGTGAGCTCTGGCACCGGATCAAAACACCACAGACCAAGGGGCTGAAACAactcacatttatttctcagttccAGAGGCTGGATGCCCATGATtcaggtgtcggcagggctggtttctcccaaggcctctctccttggcgtgTAGACGGCCATCTTCTCGTGTACCCACGTGATcatccctctgtgtctgtgtcctgatttcttataaggacaccagtcattggattagggcccacccacgTGACCCCATTTCACATTAAGCACCTCTTTAAAGATCCATCTTCAAATAATCTCTCAGAGCGGCAGGGGGTTAGACCTTCCCCGGAGGAACTGGGGGTACATAATGCAGTCTAACAGTGAGGGTGCAGTGTAGGCGGAGGTCCACTTGTACCCCTTGCATCACCACCTCAGAAAGGCTTTGGTTCTTCACCACCTCAGTGCAAACAAACCAGCGGAACACTCCACCTGAGTAAGAATTCAGATTATCCATTTTCCTAGAGGGCCCTGGCTACCCCACCCCGGAAAATcacaccccgcccccacctcATCAGCATGTGGCCTCTGCCTAAagcctccagcctcctcctccaggtctAGGCTCGGACCCTgagcctcccccacctcccaactTACAGATTTCATCCACGAGGTTGTATGATCATGTCAGTGGGTCATGGCCAGctgttttaaccttttatttataAGTAATTATAGATTGACAAGAAGTTGGAAATCAACAGGGAGGTGCTGTGTGTGGTTCCTCTGGCTACCTCCAGTGTCACATTTTACAGGGCCAGTCATGCCAGCACCCAGAGATAGGCTGTGCAGCCAGAGTAGGTCCAGGCTCCCAGATGCAGCTGTGCTCATCTGTGTGTCCACGTGTCACAGCACAGCCACCCCTGTGGTCCTGCACCACAGGATGCTGCCCCATGTCCCTGACCCCTGGCCCCATAACCATTCGCATCCCTGTAATTACGTCCTTTCACGGCGTCACGTAATGGAGCCAGGCCCAGCAGCAGTATCTCACAGGGTAGGGGCAGGTGCTGCTCCACGAAGCCCCGCTCAGTGACAGTGCTCCATGTAACAGGATGCACTAGGTCACAATGCAAACTGCTTATCACTGTGGGCTCTGTCCCCAAAGTTTGAAAGATGATGCTCTTCCTTGTCACTGTCCGTTTTCTTCACAGCTGATGTTTGAACGTTCATGTCTGTCTCCTGAACTCCACGGGACTCTGAGGCCACTTGTCCGTTTCAAGCCTGTGGTCCCAGGGTGTGCAGACATGAGGGGTGGACATGGGTGGGCACAGGCACCTTTTCCAGGGTGACGATCATCTGCGGTGGAGCTCGCTCAGCACCCAAGGAGTTGTGGGACTCCTGATGGAGCCAGCACCTGGCCACAGGCGCCCATGGCCCTaacccagcagcagcaggagcggGGCTCCACCAGGAGCGGCTGCCATTCCAGACAGACGGCCTCCCTGCCTGGGTTTCAGAGCAAGGAGGACACAGGTGGAGCTGTagcagcctccctccccctcctcggCCAGAAATGCCCGTGAACGCAGCCACAGTGGATGGACCCTGGTTGCCTCAGACACACCAGGGCTCCCCCCTGCGACGGGGGGACCCTGGGTCTTCTTTATACTCACCTCTGCTGCGGGAGTCCTTTGTGCGCACCCCACCACTCACAGGTACACAGTCACAAAGGACTCTTGGGGCGCACAAGAGCAAACACACATGATGGGAGATTTTACTCTCAATGTATGCCCTTCTGAAGTGATGGATTATTTTGCCCCCAAGAATGAGTTAAATGATGTTGAACCACCACCTCTGGCCAGGTCGTGAGGGAGGCACTGAGATGCCGCAGGCCTGACCCTCAGCACCACATGGTGGGGCCTGTTACACAGCACAGATGCTAAATCGTTTCACCCATAATAAAGAGACCTCTAAAGAACTAGTGTTCTCGTTGgttcaaatacatatattttaaaaacatctacaAGAGTGTAAGCATACAAAATTCTAATACAGGCCAGCACAACGTCAGGTTATAAATCTAACCCTTTCAAAATTAAACTGGATTTCATTTTCAGCTTCTGTTTGGAATCAAACCTGTGAAATGTCTTTTGATATATTCCACATTTTCAAAAAACGACCAGGGGAAATTCTGAGGGAAGGAGACCAAAATTCCATGTGTCTTGGGCTTGGGTGTCTTCAGCCAAGAGTCTAGGAACCCTCTTTACACAAGGCTGTGTGTCCTGGAGCTGTGGACCGAGGAGGTGATGCCGCCCGCCGCCTACAGAGGAGCAGAGGGAGTGGCCGCGGTGGGAGGACACCTGTGGCCAGCACTGCGTGGCCGTCACCAGACCAGGGCCAGACGGGGCCACCTGTGCATCCACACGGATCCGGGCTGCCCCTCAAGTGTTCAACTGAGGAGCCCAGCCGTTGGGACAGCCTCTCCTTGCTGCTGTCCCCAGGCCTGCCCGTTGGCCGCCCACAGGGACACGTGGGGGTGCCTGGCTTCCTGGAGCTGCACGCTGGGTGAACTGGCTCTGAGTGTGGCGGGGCAGGCGAGGCTGGAGACGGGGACTCTGTGTCCCACACCAGGCGGAAGCTCCCAGGGACCTTCTGGACTATTTGGGCCTGTCACCGGTCGTTgtcctggggcagagggaggtgcCAGTCTGCAGGGGGGCTCTGCCTGGGGGCCCACACCAGGCCGTGCTTCCGTGCAGCCCGGACTCTCGCCTGCTCGCTCTCACGTAGGGACCGCTGCAAAGGAGACCCGGTCACCTGTGGCCTCACGGGTGTCCTGTACCTCCCTCCTCTCGGTGCCCACCCACACACATGACAAACGCAGCCCAGCAAGCCCTGGTGagtgcagggtggggtggggtggggtgggggtggttacCACACACACATCTAGATCATTCTCCAAGCTACCGTGAAAAACCTACTGTGCAGATGACCATTTAGaggatatttttaattcttctgggtccCAGGGCTTGATGCCTTTGGTTGACCTAATCAGATTCACCAGAtaagaggggctgggggctgaggcaggaggagagaTGAGCCTGAAAGAGCGgccagaggagggaagaggccagagacaggcaggcaggcaggcaggcgcgcacacacacacacgacagaCAGTGAGCGCCACCACCCAGGCCAGTAAACCCAGGGCAGCAGGTCACAACCATGACggggcacacacacacgcacgcgcacacacacgacAGACAGTGGGCGCCACCACCCGGGCCAGTAAACCCAGGGCAGCAGGTCACAACCATGACGGggcacacacgcatgcacgcatgcacgcacacacacacacacgacagaCAGTGGGCGCCACCACCCAGGCCAGTAAACCCAGGGCAGCAGGTCACAACCATGACGgggcacacacgcacgcacgcacgcgcacacacacacacacacacgacagaCAGTGGGCGCCACCACCCGGGCCAGTAAACCCAGGGCAGCAGGTCACAACCATGACGgggcacacacacatgcacgcatgcacgcacacacacacacacacacacacacacacgacagaCAGTGGGCGCCACCACCCAGGCCAGTAAACCCAGGGCAGCAGGTCACAACCATGATGGGGCCTGAGGGGGTGCCAGGTGCTATGCTGGCCCCTTTACACGTAGAATTTCACCTCTTCCATCTGTTTTCCCTCAAGCTCTATTGTCTCAAATGTAATGTATTGTTCTTGTTAAAAAGCGatcagaaatgcaaagtaaatatGAAAGCCCTGCAgacctccctcccagaggtgaaGTTCACAGCTTCCCCAATTCCATTTGAGGCCCGCATTTCAGGGCTATCACCCATTTCCCTAAAGAAGGAATAATCTTCTCCTGGCTGGTGCACGTCCTGCTTTTCTCATTAAGTGACATACTGCGAGCACCTTTCCACATGGGGATAGGTTACTATCTATTTTTCTTAATGGCTGTGTAGTTCTCCGTGGTGGGGAAGACGTTATCTGGTCAAATGTCTATTACTGGACTTTAGGTCACTTTCAGTCTTTGCACTATTACAAATGGTGACACAATGGACATTTTGAACTTTCAGTTGTTACCCAGTTACCTCCCTAGGATAAACTTCCAGGAGTAAAACTGTGGGATCAAAAGGTATGCATTTGACATTTAGATACTCAGAAAACCTGACATTCCACAAACACTGCCCAGGTGCCCCGACTCTCCAAACCCCTACGGACATTCCGCTGGGCAGTAACCAGTAACtgtcattttaagtatatatcaggctatttggttttcttttagaattaatTCCTTCTGTGTGCCCTTTGCCTACTTTTCTATTCTGAAATCGTTCCCATTTTTCTTACTGATATGTgacagctatttttaaaagatatatatatatgtacaaaggTTATTAATCTCTTGCCATATAGGCTGCAAACTACCTCTCCCGTTTTCCACTGATCTCGgacttgtcattttcttttacacTTGGCAGTCCTGCTGGCTCCCTCCCCCGCACGCCCCGTGAGCACTGCGCCTTCACAGCTTcgctccatccccccacccccacccacgcCCCCATCAGCTCCAGGACACCGCTGTAT
Above is a genomic segment from Balaenoptera musculus isolate JJ_BM4_2016_0621 chromosome 14, mBalMus1.pri.v3, whole genome shotgun sequence containing:
- the MRPL40 gene encoding 39S ribosomal protein L40, mitochondrial isoform X1, which gives rise to MAAAALGAVSRSLRPPSRLLGARPTQTRDAHQRASLLSFWGLVPMRAEPLQKKKKVDPKKDQAAKERLKKRIRRLEKASQELVPIEDFITPVKFLNKARQRPPVELPFEENERRALLLKKWSLYKQCEHEMERGAIASLLEAQREALQELKLTAPELHAEATKRDPSLFPFERQGPDYTPPITNYQPPEGRYHDITKVYTQVEFKR
- the MRPL40 gene encoding 39S ribosomal protein L40, mitochondrial isoform X2, which produces MRAEPLQKKKKVDPKKDQAAKERLKKRIRRLEKASQELVPIEDFITPVKFLNKARQRPPVELPFEENERRALLLKKWSLYKQCEHEMERGAIASLLEAQREALQELKLTAPELHAEATKRDPSLFPFERQGPDYTPPITNYQPPEGRYHDITKVYTQVEFKR